The Acetobacter sp. DNA window GAAAAAACTTTCCGGCCTTGGACTGAATTTTTCGGTCGCGCTCACGAAAAACATTTCCGCCGAGGTATCCTTCTCACTTCTGCACTGCTGGCGGGCGGCGGGACGTTCTCTCCCTTGCGTCCGGCGCACGCGCAATGGGCCGTGTATGACGGGGCGAACCATGTCGAGAACGTGCTGATCGCAGCTCGTACGCTCCAGCAGATCGACAACCAGATCACCTCTCTCGCCAATCAGGCGCAGATGCTGGTCAATCAGGGGCGGAACCTCGCAAGCCTGCCACTCTCGACATTGTCGACGCTGCAATCAACGATTTACCACACGACGGCTCTGCTCGCGCAGGCGCAGAATATTGCCTACAGCGTCCAGTCCGTTGAGCAGCAGTATCAGCAGGCATACATATCTGTGTCCTCGGGCATGTCCGACAGCGCTCTGTTCAGTCAAGCGCAGACCCGCTGGCAGAATTCCGTGGGCGGGTTCGAAGATGCCCTGAAACTTCAGGCGCGCGTGGTGGGCAACATCCCCAGCGACAGTTCGGCCATGAGCCAGCTTGTGTCCTCCAGCCAGACCTCCACGGGCGCGTTGCAGGCCGCGCAGGCCGGAAACCAGCTTCTGGCTCTGCAATCCCGTCAGTTATCCGACATTCAGGCTGAACTCGCGGCGAATGGTCGGGCAACGGCGCTGCAACAGGCGCGCGAGGCCGCTACGGAAGCGGAGAGCGAAGCGCAGTATCAGCATTTCTCCCAGCATGACGCCTACGTGCCCGGCACGGTGTCGATGTTCGGCAGCAGCGGGAACTGACCGCCATGGCCACCAATGATGTCGGGGTGATCGACACCTTTTTGAACACCTTCACCACCACGATCGATACCGGGTTCGGTCTGGTGAAAGGAAACCTCATCTCACTGGCCGGATCTCTGTCCGTGCTGGATATCGCCCTGGCCGGGCTGTTCTGGGCCTGGGCGGCGGACGAGGACATCATCCAGCGTCTGGTGAAGAAGACGCTCTATATCGGCTTCTTCGCCTTCGTGATCAACAATTTCGACCATCTGTCAAAGCTGGTGTTTGACAGTTTTGCCCGGCTTGGTCTGAGGGCAGGCGGAGGCACGCTGGCGCTTGCGGATTTTCTCCGTCCTGGCCGCCTCGCGTCCACCGGTTTTGATGCCGCCCGCCCCTTGTTGGACTCTGCTCACACTCTGCTCGGCCCGGTCGCCTTCTTTACGAATTTCATTCAGATCTTCGTGCTCTGTCTGTCCTGGCTGATCGTGCTCGCGGCGTTCTTTATTCTGGCCGTGCAGCTTTTTGTCGCCCTGATCGAATTCAAGCTGACCACGTTGGCAGGCTTCGTGCTGATCCCCTTCGCCCTGTTCAATCGCACCGCCTTTCTGGCGGAGAAGGTGCTGGGGAATGTCGTGTCCTCGGGCGTGAAGATCATGGTGCTGGCGGTGATCTCCGCCATCGCATCAGTTCTGTTCGGACAATTTGCAACATCCTATGGCAGCGATGTTCCCACGATCGGTCAATCCGTATCGGTGGTGCTGGCCTCTCTTGCAATTGTTGGCCTGTCGATTTTTGGGGGCAGCATTGCCAACGGGCTGATTTCAGGCGCCCCCCAGCTTGGGGCAGGGGCCGCTGTCGGCACTGGCATGGCGGTTGGTGCCATGGGGGCTGCGGCGGTGGCTGGTGTTGGAGCTGTCGCCTCGGGTGGTGCTGCGGCTGTAGGTGCGACCGCCGCCGCCGCCCGAGGAGGAGCCGCGATCGCAGGTGCTGCTACGTCAGCCTATTCGGCCGGAGCGGCTGGCGCATCTGGTGGCGCGGGCAGTATGGCCGCCGGGATCGGAGGCATGGGCCGGGCTGTCGGCGGGAATATCGCGAATGCCGCCAAAGGGGCGGCATCGCGTGCAGGCTCATCTCTCAAGGAAAGTTACGCCGCCGGCAGCCAATGGGCCGCACAGGGCATGGGGGGCGGGCAGGGTGGTGAAACCGGTGGTTCTGACGGAGGTGGCCCCACGCCATCCGGGGACAATCCCTCTGGTGGAGGAGGTTCTCCAGCCGGTGGTGGTCCGTCCGGAGATGGCGATGGTGGTGGAGATGGCGGGGCTGGCTCGGGTCGCACCGCCGGTGAGCCGCCGCGATGGACGCGCACCATGAAGCGTCGCAACGCCGCCACCCATGCCGCAGAGGCGGCCCATGTCATCCGCGCTGCCGATGGCGGAGGCGGAGGCGGATCGGCGTCCATTGATCTGTCAGAAAAGGAATAAGGACAATGTTCCGTCGCTCCACCACACGCTACGGGGCAACCCCCGAGCCGGTCACACCTTACCAGAAAGCGGCGCAGATCTGGGATGACCGGATCGGGTCCGCCCGTGTCCAGGCGCGGAACTGGCGACTGATGGCGTTCGGGTCGCTGTTCCTGTCCGCCGGACTTGGTGCGGGGCTGGTCTGGCAGTCCGCGCGCGGCACTGTCACGCCGTGGGTCGTGCAGGTCGATCATCTGGGCGAGGCGCAGGTCGTGGCCCCCGCGACAGCGTCCTATAGGCCCACCGATCCACAGATCGCCTGGTATCTGGCTCGCTTCATTGAGGATATCCGTAGTCTGTCCTCCGATCCCGTGGTGGTGCGGCAGAACTGGCTGCGTGCGTATGATTTCACCACAACGTCAGGTGCCGTCGCACTGAATGACTATGCGCGCCTGAATGACCCTTTTGCCCGTGTCGGGCATGAGCAGGTTGAACTGGATGTCTCATCGGTTATTCGTGCGTCGCCTACGAGTTTCAGGGTCGCGTGGGTCGAGCGGCATTATCGCGATGGGGCTTTCGTTGGCACAGAGCGATGGACCGCCATTGTTGTGATCAGGCTCAACACGCCGCGTGACGCCGACCACCTCCGAAAAAATCCTCTGGGGATTTACGTCTCCGCCATCAACT harbors:
- the trbJ gene encoding P-type conjugative transfer protein TrbJ, with protein sequence MTEKTFRPWTEFFGRAHEKHFRRGILLTSALLAGGGTFSPLRPAHAQWAVYDGANHVENVLIAARTLQQIDNQITSLANQAQMLVNQGRNLASLPLSTLSTLQSTIYHTTALLAQAQNIAYSVQSVEQQYQQAYISVSSGMSDSALFSQAQTRWQNSVGGFEDALKLQARVVGNIPSDSSAMSQLVSSSQTSTGALQAAQAGNQLLALQSRQLSDIQAELAANGRATALQQAREAATEAESEAQYQHFSQHDAYVPGTVSMFGSSGN
- the trbL gene encoding P-type conjugative transfer protein TrbL yields the protein MATNDVGVIDTFLNTFTTTIDTGFGLVKGNLISLAGSLSVLDIALAGLFWAWAADEDIIQRLVKKTLYIGFFAFVINNFDHLSKLVFDSFARLGLRAGGGTLALADFLRPGRLASTGFDAARPLLDSAHTLLGPVAFFTNFIQIFVLCLSWLIVLAAFFILAVQLFVALIEFKLTTLAGFVLIPFALFNRTAFLAEKVLGNVVSSGVKIMVLAVISAIASVLFGQFATSYGSDVPTIGQSVSVVLASLAIVGLSIFGGSIANGLISGAPQLGAGAAVGTGMAVGAMGAAAVAGVGAVASGGAAAVGATAAAARGGAAIAGAATSAYSAGAAGASGGAGSMAAGIGGMGRAVGGNIANAAKGAASRAGSSLKESYAAGSQWAAQGMGGGQGGETGGSDGGGPTPSGDNPSGGGGSPAGGGPSGDGDGGGDGGAGSGRTAGEPPRWTRTMKRRNAATHAAEAAHVIRAADGGGGGGSASIDLSEKE
- the trbF gene encoding conjugal transfer protein TrbF, whose protein sequence is MFRRSTTRYGATPEPVTPYQKAAQIWDDRIGSARVQARNWRLMAFGSLFLSAGLGAGLVWQSARGTVTPWVVQVDHLGEAQVVAPATASYRPTDPQIAWYLARFIEDIRSLSSDPVVVRQNWLRAYDFTTTSGAVALNDYARLNDPFARVGHEQVELDVSSVIRASPTSFRVAWVERHYRDGAFVGTERWTAIVVIRLNTPRDADHLRKNPLGIYVSAINWSKELGQ